The nucleotide sequence TTAATTCAGATTTTACCGATTGTAATTTTCGGATAATGTCAAAGTTAGTGAGAGTTTTCTTCTTTTCCTCTTTTAAATGGATTTTTGCACCTTCTAAGGTAAATCCACGTTCTTTCACTAAATGATAAATGAGCTCTAGATTCTTTATGTCTTGAGGCGTAAATAATCTATTGCCTTTGGCATTCTTTTTAGGTTTTAGTGCATCAAATTCTTTCTCCCAAAATCTGATAAGAGAGGTATTCACACCAAATGCTTCAGCAACTTCGCCAATAGCATAATATCGTTTTTCTGGAAGATCTACATGCATTAATCTAAAGATTGGTTTTCTTGTTGTGCTTTAATAAGAACCTGGTCAAATTCTTCTGGAGATAAGTTACCATAATAGAAGTTAATAGGGTTTATACGTTCTCCATCTTTATAGATCTCATAATGTAAATGTGGACCTTCAGATCTACCGGTGCTTCCAACAAAACCTATTACATCTCCACGTTTTACTTTTTGACCTACTCTTACATTGTATTTATATAAATGAGCATATAGGCTGGTATATCCATACCCATGATCTATTTCTATATGATTTCCAAAACCGGTTGCTCTATTATCTGCCCTTTCCACTTTTCCGTCGCCGGTGGCATAAACAGGAGTTCCCCGAGGGGAAGAAAAGTCCATTCCGTAATGAAATTTCTTAACCTTGGTAAAAGGATCACTTCTCCAGCCATATCCGGAAGCAATTCTCTTAAGGTCTTCATTTTTGACAGGTTGTATTGCAGGGATCGCTGCGAGCAGTTGTTCTTTTTCTTTTGCTAGAACTGTTATTTCATCTAAAGATTTGGACTGAACAACAATTTGTTTTGTAAGAATATCCATCCTCTTTTCGGTATCTATTATAAGTTTAGAGTTTTCATAACCCTCTAGATTCTTATATCTGTTTATACCTCCAAAACCTGCTTTGCGCTGTTCTTCTGGAATAGGATTGGCTTCAAAATATAGTCTATATATATTATTGTCTCTATCTTCAATATCAGCAAGAACGTTCTGGATTTGATCCATCTTTTTGTTCTGAATTCCGTATTGTAATTGCATGTTCAGCAATTCTCTCTTAAGCGCTTTTTCTTTGGGGGTTTCTATACCTGGAATATTCAAATAAACCACGAGCAGTATAAGCCCGGCAAGAAATGCTCCCGCAATTCCTACAAAGGCGATCCCAAATTTTCGGCTTTTACGGCGTTCAATTTTTTTATAGGAAAGCGTCTCGCTATCGTAATAATATTTAACCTTCGTCATAAATTAAAAATATGCTATTTTTGCCAGTATTAAGCACTGCAAAAACCTTGCAAATGGTTATGAGAAACGAACAAATATAAAAATTGTTTTCTCACCCACATAATTTAATAATTATTAGACCTTTTTTGGCCATATGAAATCTAAGGAGATACGCTCAACATACCTCGAATTCTTTAAATCTAAATTTCATACCATTGTGCCATCTGCACCTATGGTAATTAAAGATGATCCAACCCTGATGTTTACCAATGCAGGAATGAATCAATTTAAGGAATATTTTCTTGGAAACACAGTGCCAAAGCAAACTAGAATTACAGATACCCAAAAGTGTCTTAGAGTTAGTGGTAAGCATAATGACTTGGAAGAAGTAGGGATGGATACTTACCATCATACTATGTTTGAAATGCTTGGGAATTGGAGTTTTGGAGATTATTTCAAAAAAGAAGCAATTCATTGGGCTTGGGAATTACTTACCGAAGTTTTTAAGGTGAACAAAGATATTTTATATGTTTCTGTATTTGAAGGAAGCGAAGATGATAATATGCCTTTAGATAAGGAGGCTTTTGATCTTTGGAAAGCGATTGTTCCTGAAGACAGAATTAT is from Gillisia sp. Hel1_33_143 and encodes:
- a CDS encoding MerR family transcriptional regulator codes for the protein MHVDLPEKRYYAIGEVAEAFGVNTSLIRFWEKEFDALKPKKNAKGNRLFTPQDIKNLELIYHLVKERGFTLEGAKIHLKEEKKKTLTNFDIIRKLQSVKSELTNLKNQL
- a CDS encoding M23 family metallopeptidase; this encodes MTKVKYYYDSETLSYKKIERRKSRKFGIAFVGIAGAFLAGLILLVVYLNIPGIETPKEKALKRELLNMQLQYGIQNKKMDQIQNVLADIEDRDNNIYRLYFEANPIPEEQRKAGFGGINRYKNLEGYENSKLIIDTEKRMDILTKQIVVQSKSLDEITVLAKEKEQLLAAIPAIQPVKNEDLKRIASGYGWRSDPFTKVKKFHYGMDFSSPRGTPVYATGDGKVERADNRATGFGNHIEIDHGYGYTSLYAHLYKYNVRVGQKVKRGDVIGFVGSTGRSEGPHLHYEIYKDGERINPINFYYGNLSPEEFDQVLIKAQQENQSLD